In Candidatus Nitrosarchaeum limnium SFB1, the following proteins share a genomic window:
- a CDS encoding tRNA intron endonuclease translates to MKAELIENRIIVWNIEDSRKLFTHGYYGKPIGIPKPKPDEINVPLILDLIEGLYLLENKKINISKLNQKITASEMIELCKKEYHDFDKKYLVYKNFRDKGYIINPGIKFGCDFAVYEKGPGIDHAPFLIQVYNRSDPITSTGIVLAGRLATTVRKQFILAIPKGKDQVDFLALDWWKA, encoded by the coding sequence ATGAAAGCAGAACTGATTGAAAATAGAATAATAGTGTGGAATATCGAAGATTCGCGTAAATTATTCACTCATGGTTACTATGGCAAACCTATCGGCATTCCAAAACCAAAGCCTGATGAAATCAACGTACCATTGATTTTAGATCTTATAGAAGGACTCTATTTACTAGAGAATAAAAAAATAAACATCTCCAAATTAAATCAAAAAATCACAGCTTCAGAAATGATTGAATTGTGCAAAAAAGAATATCATGATTTTGATAAAAAATATTTAGTATACAAAAACTTTCGAGATAAAGGATACATAATTAATCCTGGAATAAAATTCGGATGTGATTTTGCAGTGTACGAGAAAGGACCAGGTATTGATCATGCACCATTTTTAATTCAAGTGTACAATAGAAGCGACCCAATCACATCAACGGGAATTGTGTTAGCAGGTAGACTTGCAACTACGGTTAGAAAACAATTCATTTTAGCAATTCCAAAAGGAAAAGATCAAGTTGATTTTCTTGCGTTAGATTGGTGGAAAGCTTAG
- a CDS encoding hypothetical protein (hypothetical protein Nmar_1041) — MQDPNPLPWGALDRYQAHFIVKKKTNQGDSNYVARTLLTTKGHFSAKTILKVAWDGSGSLARKLNEDTELNEMIAKQSIRDATIYVEPTDGAIRIRNKWKNHLDFGITKELFEIYDRIAGHIKQV, encoded by the coding sequence ATGCAAGATCCAAATCCACTTCCATGGGGCGCACTTGATAGATATCAAGCACATTTTATTGTAAAAAAGAAAACTAATCAAGGGGATTCAAACTATGTTGCTAGAACCCTTCTAACTACAAAAGGACATTTTTCAGCTAAAACTATTCTTAAAGTTGCATGGGATGGAAGCGGTAGTCTTGCAAGAAAATTAAACGAAGATACCGAACTCAATGAAATGATTGCAAAACAATCAATTCGTGATGCTACCATTTATGTCGAACCAACTGATGGAGCAATTAGAATTCGAAACAAATGGAAGAATCATCTTGATTTTGGAATTACCAAAGAACTCTTTGAGATTTATGATAGAATAGCTGGCCACATTAAACAAGTCTAA
- a CDS encoding hypothetical protein (hypothetical protein Nmar_1042) has product MHDSESDTFVLQSWPEKFSDMLKEIGVDSKSKPIGTDDLEKGDFYSRYFSQTPRMVTNKGCLDISNSNIDAVQIIQKG; this is encoded by the coding sequence ATGCATGATTCCGAATCTGACACATTTGTATTACAATCTTGGCCTGAAAAATTCTCAGATATGTTAAAAGAGATCGGTGTTGATTCCAAATCCAAACCTATTGGCACTGATGATCTTGAAAAAGGCGATTTTTACAGTAGATATTTTTCACAAACTCCTAGAATGGTTACAAACAAGGGCTGTCTTGATATTTCCAATTCTAACATTGATGCAGTTCAAATAATTCAAAAGGGATAA
- a CDS encoding short-chain dehydrogenase/reductase SDR, which yields MLKFHDKVALVTGSGTGIGQAIAKKFIENGASVIILGRRKEPLEETSVILKEIIAKVNSGAFVRIFSGVDVSDEDGMNQMFDTLKKENITVDYVINNAGVSGPVTCFSNAALEEFKSTIDIHLTGTFWGSVQALRVMKENGKIVTISTFFTEERPLEQRPYRFRSPYTAAQGAKNRLVEAMSWELTDKKIISIGTNPGPVHSDRIYKTVYPKAAAEFLRVTGFEDLTPIQVEAANKELFPLLGEDEKTVKDGITKASQKLAPSIGKDVVKLATTITNLLNKIQTIAEKVQKNTSHMIADQQFLSQGQVAESVLNLCDDEIAKILNGKVIPGDRVFYPVKPHIGTTTPGVHQPNFTGRSIVFTIDATEKSDTQRVEHLAQHVIKNGGKVACFISESTPKELQEYISSKFHSHVVNIKNPDEVKKWLNTANTNLGNILAVIHITGKLPNISKLVELPRAKWQELVEKFIITPATVAQGALGQFVPGGDKDPRLYKDAKGAIMIVGPDLPVGAKVTGLQRAQVEVFRGALRPFTTTVNQELSDVLNSKIRLITVFPGSVTGSEPNNERIAQALNFLVSDIALDSSEVTFCVDESRLG from the coding sequence ATGTTAAAATTCCATGATAAAGTTGCCCTAGTAACAGGCAGTGGAACTGGAATAGGACAAGCCATTGCTAAAAAATTCATTGAAAATGGAGCAAGTGTCATAATTTTAGGCAGAAGAAAAGAGCCATTAGAAGAAACTTCAGTCATACTTAAAGAAATAATTGCCAAAGTAAACAGTGGTGCATTTGTAAGAATTTTTTCAGGAGTAGATGTAAGTGATGAGGATGGAATGAATCAAATGTTTGACACTCTGAAAAAAGAAAACATTACAGTAGACTATGTGATTAATAATGCAGGGGTTTCAGGTCCTGTAACTTGTTTTTCAAATGCTGCATTAGAAGAATTCAAAAGTACAATAGACATTCATTTAACTGGAACATTTTGGGGGTCTGTACAAGCACTAAGAGTAATGAAAGAAAACGGCAAGATAGTTACAATTTCAACATTTTTCACAGAAGAAAGACCTCTAGAGCAAAGACCTTACAGATTTAGAAGTCCGTACACTGCAGCACAAGGTGCAAAAAATAGACTAGTAGAGGCAATGTCTTGGGAGCTAACAGATAAAAAAATTATATCAATTGGAACAAATCCCGGACCTGTGCATTCAGATAGGATTTACAAAACAGTTTATCCTAAAGCAGCTGCAGAATTTTTACGAGTAACTGGATTTGAAGACCTTACACCAATTCAAGTAGAAGCAGCAAATAAAGAATTATTCCCATTGCTAGGAGAAGATGAAAAAACAGTCAAAGATGGGATTACAAAAGCATCACAAAAATTAGCACCATCCATTGGAAAAGATGTTGTAAAACTAGCAACAACCATAACTAATCTATTAAACAAAATTCAAACCATTGCAGAAAAAGTTCAGAAAAATACATCACATATGATTGCAGATCAACAATTCCTGTCACAAGGACAAGTTGCAGAATCAGTGTTGAATCTTTGTGACGATGAAATTGCAAAAATACTAAATGGCAAAGTCATACCAGGAGACAGAGTATTTTATCCAGTTAAACCACATATCGGTACAACTACACCTGGAGTTCACCAACCAAACTTTACTGGAAGATCAATTGTGTTTACTATTGACGCAACTGAAAAATCAGATACACAAAGAGTAGAGCATCTTGCTCAACACGTCATAAAGAATGGGGGTAAAGTTGCATGTTTTATTTCAGAATCAACGCCAAAGGAATTACAGGAATACATTAGCTCAAAATTTCATTCTCACGTTGTAAACATCAAGAATCCAGATGAGGTTAAAAAATGGCTAAACACAGCAAACACAAATTTAGGTAACATTTTAGCAGTAATTCACATTACTGGAAAATTACCAAATATTTCAAAATTAGTTGAATTACCACGAGCAAAATGGCAAGAACTAGTTGAGAAGTTTATCATAACGCCTGCAACTGTTGCTCAGGGAGCATTAGGACAATTTGTTCCAGGTGGTGACAAAGACCCAAGATTATACAAAGATGCAAAGGGAGCAATTATGATTGTAGGTCCAGACTTACCAGTAGGGGCTAAAGTAACAGGACTACAAAGAGCTCAAGTAGAGGTATTCAGAGGAGCATTACGACCATTTACAACTACAGTAAACCAAGAACTAAGTGATGTACTTAATTCAAAGATTCGATTAATCACAGTGTTTCCAGGTTCAGTTACAGGTTCAGAACCAAACAACGAAAGAATTGCTCAAGCATTAAACTTCCTAGTATCAGATATTGCCCTAGATTCATCAGAAGTGACATTTTGTGTTGATGAATCAAGACTAGGATGA
- a CDS encoding hypothetical protein (hypothetical protein Nmar_1044), with the protein MKKFSEIKVGDEFFSTCSISEKELEEYFRFSRVKNAFLEDMQKTKQKIVSGRAILSRMEGEFTRLSQIYGNHIIFVGTDGDAEWENRSSRFLNPLYTDEALKIKFTVSAKEDINDEFGKIAINYEGTNQDGKIIVLSKKNWYRIKKTIS; encoded by the coding sequence ATGAAAAAATTTTCAGAAATTAAGGTTGGAGATGAATTTTTCTCCACATGTAGTATATCAGAAAAAGAGTTAGAAGAATATTTCAGATTTTCGAGAGTGAAAAATGCATTTTTAGAAGACATGCAAAAAACAAAACAAAAAATTGTTTCAGGACGAGCCATATTATCAAGAATGGAGGGAGAATTTACTAGACTCAGTCAAATTTATGGAAATCACATAATATTTGTTGGAACGGATGGAGATGCAGAATGGGAAAACAGAAGTAGTAGATTTCTAAATCCATTATACACTGATGAAGCACTGAAAATAAAATTCACAGTATCTGCAAAAGAAGACATCAACGATGAATTTGGAAAAATCGCAATAAATTATGAAGGGACAAACCAAGATGGAAAAATCATTGTATTATCAAAGAAAAACTGGTACAGAATCAAAAAAACGATTTCATGA
- a CDS encoding hypothetical protein (hypothetical protein Nmar_1048), which produces MIIDQLWLIPLGFAAGVLGSMIGLGGGIVVVPVLTFFGFPPTLAASNSLFAAFSNAIGSTFSYSRQKRIEYSLGLKLGLLSIPGTILGALLSSDVTPGIFKILFGLVLISSAIYIFLRKKIETREKKLTKQMIIFAIGASFFAGIVSSFFGIGGGTIFVPLMVVGIGMTMKKAAPTSQFILLFASLSGIITHSILGHPDFIQAGLLAAGAFVGGLFGARLSLDIKERYLQILVSVIIIIAAIKLFFDSASEHIFLIGS; this is translated from the coding sequence ATGATTATTGATCAATTATGGTTGATTCCATTAGGGTTTGCAGCTGGAGTACTTGGCTCTATGATTGGACTTGGTGGTGGAATTGTAGTTGTACCAGTTTTAACATTTTTTGGATTTCCTCCAACATTGGCTGCCAGTAATAGTCTTTTTGCAGCCTTTAGCAATGCAATTGGTTCTACATTTTCTTACTCACGACAAAAACGAATTGAATATTCTCTTGGCTTAAAACTCGGCTTATTGTCGATACCTGGAACCATTCTAGGTGCACTTCTTTCCAGCGATGTTACCCCGGGAATCTTTAAGATATTATTTGGATTGGTATTAATTTCATCTGCAATCTATATTTTTTTGAGAAAAAAAATTGAAACTAGAGAGAAGAAACTTACAAAACAAATGATAATCTTTGCAATTGGTGCAAGCTTTTTTGCTGGAATAGTTTCTTCTTTTTTTGGAATAGGTGGAGGAACAATATTTGTTCCATTAATGGTTGTAGGAATTGGAATGACTATGAAAAAAGCTGCTCCTACATCACAATTTATTTTACTATTTGCATCTTTATCTGGAATCATTACTCATAGTATTTTAGGGCATCCTGATTTTATCCAAGCAGGACTTTTAGCTGCTGGTGCATTTGTAGGGGGATTATTTGGGGCTCGTTTGTCTCTTGATATTAAAGAAAGATATCTCCAAATTTTAGTATCTGTAATAATTATAATTGCTGCAATTAAATTATTTTTTGATTCGGCATCTGAACACATCTTTCTAATTGGAAGCTAG
- a CDS encoding hypothetical protein (hypothetical protein Nmar_1049) yields MPTVSGIALVILLVAVFTINSSIPSNERQIPITQKPITEKISYPITFSYNATNFNIQSILASKGISMSNPLKFSGNATAQYCTFYQDDIKQNSVEYCTSTELKDSDGKFLGNIHMTGSIDSPNAILGVIQTDPFMNQLDSVKIVYQTMVESVVCDCWQAQKPGNLESISAWVDAAKFHHLDGKHTTSNSQIDGLAQKHLFLEITTNTKGYLWKFVITN; encoded by the coding sequence TTGCCTACTGTATCTGGAATTGCTTTAGTAATTTTATTGGTAGCTGTTTTTACAATAAACTCATCTATCCCCTCAAATGAAAGACAAATTCCAATTACTCAAAAACCAATTACTGAAAAAATATCTTATCCAATTACTTTTTCTTATAATGCTACTAATTTTAACATCCAATCCATACTTGCTTCAAAAGGAATCTCAATGTCAAATCCACTAAAGTTTTCAGGTAATGCAACTGCACAATATTGTACTTTTTATCAGGATGACATCAAACAAAACTCTGTAGAGTATTGTACTTCAACTGAACTCAAAGATTCAGATGGTAAGTTTTTAGGAAATATTCACATGACTGGTAGTATAGATTCACCAAATGCCATTTTAGGTGTAATTCAAACTGATCCGTTCATGAATCAATTAGATTCTGTTAAAATCGTTTATCAAACAATGGTTGAATCTGTTGTATGTGATTGTTGGCAAGCACAAAAACCTGGTAATTTAGAATCAATTTCAGCATGGGTTGATGCAGCAAAATTTCACCATCTTGATGGTAAACATACTACTAGTAACTCTCAAATCGATGGTTTGGCCCAAAAACATCTATTCTTAGAAATTACTACAAACACCAAAGGCTATCTTTGGAAATTTGTTATAACAAACTAA
- a CDS encoding hypothetical protein (hypothetical protein Nmar_1050) produces the protein MATRAQILIPVVFAAVIIGIVGLISIPSDSKLEAVKFPTGTVKIDDVALQVQIADTEPRRIRGLMFQEQLPYDQGMIFVFDKPDLYSLWMLNMQFSLDMIWFDQDGNVVHIEKDVQPCKTALETMTCQSLTPGTEALYILEVTSGFVDKYNITKSSKLSIISI, from the coding sequence ATGGCAACAAGAGCCCAAATTCTAATTCCGGTTGTTTTTGCTGCCGTAATCATTGGGATTGTTGGTTTGATATCTATTCCAAGTGATAGTAAACTTGAGGCTGTAAAATTTCCTACAGGTACTGTCAAAATTGATGATGTGGCACTCCAAGTTCAAATTGCAGATACTGAACCAAGGCGTATTCGTGGATTGATGTTCCAAGAACAGCTGCCCTATGATCAAGGGATGATTTTTGTTTTTGATAAACCAGATTTATACTCACTTTGGATGTTAAACATGCAATTTTCATTAGATATGATTTGGTTTGATCAAGATGGTAATGTAGTTCACATTGAAAAAGATGTTCAACCTTGTAAAACTGCACTTGAAACTATGACTTGTCAAAGTTTAACTCCTGGTACTGAAGCACTATACATTCTTGAAGTGACTTCTGGATTTGTTGATAAATATAACATTACAAAATCATCAAAGCTATCAATTATCTCTATTTAG
- a CDS encoding Permeases of the major facilitator superfamily, translating to MTRNILLSLTVAQKKIAIGSFLGWSLDGYDIVLMLLVIPSISQLFFPSEDHIFSILATFASYTVTLIMRPLGSVIFGIYGDKFGRKKSMIITILGFSIATFAVGLLPTYAVVGVLAPIFLISVRLIQGIFAGGEWGSGAVLTIESIPKQKRGLLSGFLQSGFSFGFLLAAISFQIITILFPGNLFEEIGWRILFFTGIIPGFVALFVRLSMDESPLWVKKNNESKLEKTPLRSIVFGKIHRKEFLLCAAIMTGLVYMYHGSISVLPTYLGQFGGFEKKEIALIMIYATASSWIGMIVTGWLSQKIGRKKSMLIFVSASILVSIPLATVILDNVHGLIFYVIVFAFVVSTASGPIPAYFSERFPTQIRNSAAGFSYNAGLIFGSWSPLIALYLMSGVPKPMIPVALGINIIIGSIILIIPTLFSRETRDIDL from the coding sequence TTGACAAGAAATATTTTGTTGAGTTTAACTGTAGCTCAGAAAAAAATTGCGATAGGTTCGTTTCTTGGATGGTCATTAGATGGATATGATATTGTACTGATGCTTTTAGTCATTCCATCAATTAGCCAACTCTTTTTCCCATCCGAAGATCATATCTTTAGCATACTTGCAACATTTGCATCATACACTGTAACCCTAATAATGAGGCCTCTTGGGTCTGTTATTTTTGGAATATATGGTGATAAGTTTGGCAGGAAAAAATCTATGATTATCACAATACTTGGATTCTCAATTGCAACATTTGCAGTTGGATTGCTACCTACATACGCGGTTGTAGGAGTATTGGCACCAATCTTTCTAATATCGGTTCGTCTCATTCAGGGAATTTTTGCAGGAGGTGAATGGGGTAGCGGCGCTGTACTGACAATTGAAAGTATTCCTAAACAAAAAAGGGGATTACTATCTGGATTTTTGCAAAGTGGCTTCTCATTTGGTTTTCTTTTAGCTGCAATATCTTTTCAAATTATTACTATTCTGTTTCCTGGAAATCTTTTTGAGGAAATTGGATGGCGGATATTATTTTTTACTGGTATTATTCCTGGTTTTGTCGCACTTTTTGTTAGATTGAGTATGGATGAATCTCCACTTTGGGTAAAAAAGAATAATGAATCTAAACTTGAAAAAACTCCTCTTAGAAGTATTGTTTTTGGAAAAATTCACCGCAAAGAGTTTTTGCTTTGTGCTGCAATAATGACAGGACTTGTTTACATGTATCATGGTTCGATTAGTGTTTTGCCGACATACTTGGGACAGTTTGGTGGTTTTGAGAAAAAGGAGATCGCTCTAATCATGATTTATGCTACTGCCTCCTCTTGGATTGGTATGATTGTAACTGGTTGGTTATCGCAAAAAATCGGTCGAAAAAAATCAATGCTTATTTTTGTATCTGCATCTATTCTAGTTTCTATTCCACTTGCTACTGTAATATTAGATAATGTCCATGGCTTGATATTTTATGTCATTGTGTTTGCATTTGTAGTATCTACTGCATCCGGACCAATACCTGCATACTTTTCAGAACGATTTCCAACACAAATACGAAATAGTGCTGCCGGGTTTTCATATAATGCTGGGCTTATCTTTGGTTCTTGGTCCCCCTTAATTGCATTGTATCTCATGTCTGGCGTACCAAAACCAATGATTCCTGTTGCCCTTGGAATCAATATCATAATAGGTTCAATAATTCTAATTATTCCAACATTGTTTAGTCGAGAAACCCGAGATATAGATCTATGA
- a CDS encoding hypothetical protein (hypothetical protein Nmar_0370), giving the protein MPKINIKEYESRCKEMLTDPEVRFAALLGADGELLAGGLKENINLRLNDAQMDEVCKELASRVEKRKKYDLELGRVKYSTSRREHVVIMSFPVYEKVVMIVAEPNVNIDRLAYRIIEKLGKEWDEFFGKPI; this is encoded by the coding sequence ATGCCAAAGATCAACATCAAAGAGTATGAATCCAGATGCAAAGAGATGCTAACAGATCCTGAAGTAAGATTTGCAGCTTTACTAGGTGCCGACGGGGAATTACTTGCAGGTGGACTAAAAGAAAACATCAATCTTAGATTAAACGATGCGCAGATGGATGAGGTATGCAAAGAATTAGCATCCAGAGTTGAAAAAAGGAAAAAATATGATTTGGAGTTAGGACGTGTAAAGTACTCAACATCACGAAGAGAACATGTAGTGATAATGAGTTTCCCAGTTTATGAAAAAGTGGTAATGATTGTAGCAGAGCCAAATGTTAACATCGACAGATTGGCATATAGAATAATAGAAAAATTAGGAAAAGAATGGGATGAATTTTTTGGAAAGCCTATTTAG
- a CDS encoding hypothetical protein (hypothetical protein Nmar_1052), which translates to MVDHLKARLDKIRKVSDSAKRRASLYNDMSKIDDRGTARSMRCLEKAPAPGKKMQKIGLIMFLSPEPVTTPIGLALMGAGTIISKKYNGATIKDIGQETKNTISTISDFKGSVLR; encoded by the coding sequence ATGGTAGACCATCTAAAGGCACGACTAGATAAAATCCGTAAGGTATCTGATTCTGCCAAGCGTAGAGCCTCATTATATAATGACATGTCAAAGATAGATGACCGCGGGACTGCTAGATCCATGAGATGTTTAGAAAAGGCACCAGCTCCAGGCAAAAAAATGCAAAAAATTGGGCTAATCATGTTTCTATCCCCTGAACCAGTTACCACACCTATTGGTCTAGCATTAATGGGAGCTGGAACAATAATTTCAAAAAAATACAATGGTGCAACCATTAAAGATATTGGTCAAGAGACAAAAAATACAATCTCTACAATAAGTGATTTCAAAGGTTCAGTACTACGCTAA
- a CDS encoding DtxR family iron dependent repressor has translation MEDYLEVISELVELKGYATTLDISRYMNVSAPSVTKMLQRLEENKLLEYEKYHGINLTEKGTRIAIEIRQNHGILLEFFEILGVNHETANKDAEGIEHHLNPKTIKQLRKFITFLKSNPKVIESFKSP, from the coding sequence ATGGAAGACTATTTGGAGGTAATTTCAGAATTAGTAGAATTAAAAGGATATGCAACAACTTTAGATATTTCAAGATACATGAATGTCAGCGCACCAAGTGTTACAAAGATGTTGCAAAGATTAGAAGAAAACAAGTTACTTGAATATGAAAAATATCATGGCATCAACCTAACTGAAAAGGGTACTCGAATAGCAATTGAAATAAGACAAAACCATGGAATTTTACTAGAGTTTTTTGAAATTTTAGGAGTTAATCATGAAACTGCCAATAAAGATGCAGAGGGAATTGAACACCATCTAAATCCTAAGACGATTAAGCAGTTAAGAAAGTTCATTACTTTTCTAAAATCAAATCCAAAAGTGATAGAGAGTTTTAAGAGTCCTTAA
- a CDS encoding ATPase, which produces MIKDLSKIVADTSIIINGQLVVQIESGNIQNSEIIIPQAVLDELQSQASQKKEHGFIGLEVIKKLKDLADKFGLVISIKGSHPTSEDIRMAGSGRIDAIIKDVAKQNQAVLYTSDNVQHLVAQAEGLESIFVKPVSKNIDLEFLKFFDSETMSVHLKENMPPMAKKGKPGSFVLTKLSDELLSKEYLQFISSQILETTSINDSSTLEISKTGASVVQYNDYRIAITHPPFSEAFEITIVHPIVKLTLDDYEISEELMKRFSDRAEGIIISGPPGSGKSTLASSLADFYYHKGKIVKTFESPRDLQVNPGITQYTKLDGSFDNSADILLLVRPDYTIFDEVRRREDFRTFADLRLTGVGMVGVVHANSPLDAIQRFIGKIELGIIPNVIDTVVFVKDGQIGKIYDLELVVKVPTGMTESDLARPVIEIRNFADNVLEHEIYTFGEENVIVPVSKRTQKVGIEKLAEDKIRDYFKKFDPAVHVEILSENRARVMVNKNSMASIIGKGGSNINEIEKLLKIHIDVVEKTSHSDPSSPLSFTFSESKTALLLNVGREYSSMHADLYVNDNYVTSVRVGKKGEIMIPKRSEASRSIVKLASSQNDIQIFLKDS; this is translated from the coding sequence ATGATTAAAGATTTGTCAAAGATTGTAGCTGATACCAGTATTATCATTAACGGACAACTTGTTGTACAAATTGAATCAGGCAATATACAAAACTCTGAAATTATAATCCCTCAGGCTGTTTTAGATGAATTACAATCTCAAGCATCACAGAAAAAAGAACATGGGTTCATCGGATTAGAAGTAATAAAAAAACTCAAAGATCTGGCTGATAAATTCGGGCTAGTCATTTCAATTAAGGGCTCACATCCTACATCTGAAGATATTCGAATGGCAGGATCTGGCAGAATTGATGCAATAATCAAAGATGTTGCAAAACAAAATCAGGCTGTACTTTACACTTCAGATAATGTTCAACATCTAGTGGCACAAGCAGAGGGGCTGGAATCTATTTTTGTAAAGCCCGTTTCTAAAAACATTGATTTAGAATTTTTAAAATTTTTTGACTCTGAAACAATGAGTGTACACCTTAAAGAAAACATGCCCCCGATGGCAAAAAAAGGGAAACCTGGCTCTTTTGTTTTGACAAAACTATCTGATGAACTTTTAAGCAAAGAGTATCTACAATTCATATCCTCTCAAATCTTGGAGACTACCTCAATTAATGATTCTAGTACTTTGGAAATCTCAAAGACTGGTGCATCTGTTGTTCAATACAATGATTATCGAATTGCAATAACCCATCCTCCTTTTTCTGAAGCATTTGAAATTACAATTGTTCATCCAATTGTCAAATTAACACTTGATGACTATGAAATCTCTGAGGAATTAATGAAGCGATTTTCTGATAGGGCAGAGGGAATTATAATTTCAGGACCTCCTGGTTCTGGAAAAAGCACACTAGCTTCCAGTCTAGCTGATTTTTACTATCACAAAGGAAAGATTGTAAAAACATTTGAATCCCCACGTGATCTGCAAGTAAATCCTGGAATCACACAGTACACGAAATTGGATGGAAGTTTTGATAACAGCGCTGATATTTTATTGTTAGTTAGACCTGACTATACAATTTTTGATGAAGTGAGACGACGTGAAGACTTCCGAACATTTGCTGATTTGCGATTGACTGGAGTGGGAATGGTAGGTGTAGTACATGCAAACTCTCCGCTAGATGCAATTCAACGTTTTATCGGCAAGATTGAACTTGGAATAATTCCAAACGTCATTGATACTGTGGTATTTGTCAAAGATGGACAGATTGGAAAAATCTATGATTTGGAACTTGTTGTAAAGGTTCCAACAGGAATGACCGAGTCTGATTTGGCAAGGCCTGTAATTGAGATTAGGAATTTTGCAGACAATGTACTTGAGCATGAGATCTATACTTTTGGTGAAGAAAATGTTATAGTTCCTGTCTCAAAGAGAACCCAAAAAGTAGGAATTGAGAAACTTGCAGAAGATAAGATACGCGATTATTTTAAGAAATTTGATCCTGCAGTGCATGTTGAGATATTGTCTGAAAATAGAGCACGTGTTATGGTAAACAAGAATTCTATGGCATCAATTATTGGAAAAGGCGGTTCTAATATCAATGAGATAGAAAAATTACTTAAAATTCATATCGACGTAGTTGAAAAAACTTCGCATTCTGATCCGTCTAGTCCTTTGTCTTTTACTTTTTCAGAATCCAAAACTGCATTATTACTAAATGTTGGCAGGGAGTACTCCTCAATGCATGCAGATCTATACGTTAATGATAATTACGTCACATCAGTCAGAGTTGGCAAAAAAGGTGAGATAATGATTCCAAAGCGTTCTGAAGCGTCACGCAGTATTGTTAAACTTGCATCTTCACAAAATGATATTCAAATTTTTCTTAAGGACTCTTAA
- a CDS encoding CheY-like receiver, whose product MANIMIADDSNAIRLVLRDILLIDEHTVVGEARDGAEAVELFSHLTPDLLLLDLAMPKKDGLTVVKEIIAKHPAAKIILITASDDQKIIQNVLSCGASSYISKPFDFTNVLKTISNILAK is encoded by the coding sequence ATGGCAAATATCATGATTGCAGATGACTCTAATGCAATACGTCTAGTTCTTAGAGATATCTTACTAATTGATGAGCATACTGTAGTGGGAGAAGCAAGAGATGGCGCAGAAGCTGTAGAATTATTTTCACATCTTACTCCTGATTTATTGCTTTTAGATTTGGCAATGCCTAAAAAAGATGGCCTTACAGTTGTAAAAGAGATTATTGCAAAACACCCTGCCGCTAAAATAATACTAATTACTGCTAGTGATGATCAAAAAATAATTCAGAATGTGCTGAGTTGTGGTGCTTCATCTTATATCTCAAAGCCTTTTGATTTTACAAATGTCTTGAAAACCATCTCAAATATTTTGGCAAAGTAA